The region GGACGGAGGGCACATGGGGAGGACAGGAGGCATTCCTGCCGTAGTCGGGGCACCCGAACATGCACTTCATCCTCACCCACTGGGAAACGATCATATCCGGGGGCGGCACCCACCGGTAATCGTAAAATCCGGCCTCTTCAAGTATCCCGGTGACCCCGGCGGCGGTATCTTCATTCATGGCTCCTTGCCCTTCCCGCCTTTCAGTTTTTTGAGGAAGACCAGGGCTGTAAATGGACCTTCTCGCCCAGAACCGCTTTGCTTCGAGCCTCCCCAAGGCCAACAATTATAACAAAGGCCAACCGTTGTGGATGACAAAAATCTTCATACAAAGTAAAATTTTTTAGTCGAGAGTGCGCAGAATTTCAGAGGGGTTGCGAAATTGTCAAAGCAAAAAAGAGCCTTCACCCTGGTGGAGATCCTCCTAACGATCCTGATCATAGGCATTCTTGCCGGAAACCTGCTGCTGACCTCGGGTATCTCAAGGGATCGATCCGCCGCGACGAGGATCGTGTCGGACCTGATGACCCTGAAGAGGGCGGCCATGCTTTTCTTCTCCGATAACGGCCGCTGGCCCGGCGAGAACGACTATGACAGGCTCAACTCCTACATGACAGGCCATATCCAGCTCCAGGCCTGGGACGAAGATTCGGGGGTCTATGCCATCAGGAAGCAGGAGGCCTTGGGGACTGTTTACGCCGCCGTGAGGGTGGC is a window of Thermovirga sp. DNA encoding:
- a CDS encoding DUF2284 domain-containing protein, whose translation is MNEDTAAGVTGILEEAGFYDYRWVPPPDMIVSQWVRMKCMFGCPDYGRNASCPPHVPSV